One genomic region from Chthonomonas calidirosea T49 encodes:
- a CDS encoding tetratricopeptide repeat protein, which produces MAAVTEKRPAKIIPVDVQRRGRGLIVFIVILLIIAGVVQHKAVDPYRKQLDKTERNEALALGGLNSEFLLLPLLGFREAAAGLLWVRCDEFFHSGDYDAILPLVRIITWLDPHAANVYVTGAWHMAYNFTDSTGERSDRRYIAPSEALLNEGIRNNPRIYDVKFEKGWENFDKIKNYAIAAEAFQDAINTPANKEVDSDDYPYGAPLKVWHILAHTYERMGRIPDAIAVWDQAIQISTQRLKQRGGRTKDFADFELHQAELHNRAEDYQRYFDRYTSINHDHVNTSPYPGVEWPFGGSSKPGPWDVSFSATVTVKRPKVLDIKGYFNAADGARIDVLLEDWDYKPHIVNNTTTAFAVDPNQTIMMDSIAVRKAEFEREIDMSKDPKMYSFAHEYYRLVLSYDPRTTAPHLQDRFGWSGEGMTDSNAAHVVVDNTPEMLGTKMIDGFGGTGPNWDGKTIPVWDGHTPPRDVYPPSQPRRLIMITYKLSRDQILGLKPITDKDIVPNQIMPLGPGQEP; this is translated from the coding sequence ATGGCGGCTGTAACCGAGAAGCGACCGGCAAAAATCATTCCCGTAGACGTACAACGTCGTGGGCGAGGGCTGATTGTCTTTATTGTGATACTGCTGATCATAGCGGGGGTCGTGCAGCATAAGGCTGTTGATCCCTATCGTAAGCAGCTCGATAAGACAGAACGCAACGAGGCCCTAGCTCTTGGAGGCCTTAACAGTGAGTTTCTGTTGCTGCCTTTGTTGGGGTTTCGCGAGGCAGCAGCTGGACTACTGTGGGTTCGTTGTGATGAATTTTTCCACAGTGGCGATTACGACGCCATCTTGCCGTTGGTTCGTATCATCACGTGGCTTGATCCTCATGCGGCCAACGTTTACGTGACCGGGGCATGGCACATGGCCTATAACTTTACCGACTCGACCGGTGAACGTTCCGATAGACGGTACATCGCGCCATCGGAGGCCTTACTCAACGAGGGCATTCGTAACAACCCACGTATTTATGACGTGAAGTTTGAGAAAGGGTGGGAGAATTTCGATAAGATCAAGAACTACGCCATCGCCGCGGAGGCCTTTCAGGATGCCATCAACACGCCGGCGAACAAAGAGGTTGATTCGGACGACTACCCCTACGGTGCCCCGTTGAAGGTGTGGCATATTCTGGCACATACCTACGAACGAATGGGGCGCATTCCGGATGCGATTGCTGTGTGGGATCAGGCGATACAGATCAGCACACAACGTTTAAAGCAGCGTGGAGGTCGAACGAAAGACTTTGCCGACTTCGAGCTTCATCAAGCGGAGTTGCATAATCGTGCAGAGGACTATCAGCGGTATTTCGACCGATATACTAGCATAAACCACGATCACGTGAATACATCGCCATATCCGGGAGTAGAGTGGCCTTTCGGAGGCAGCAGCAAGCCAGGCCCTTGGGATGTTAGCTTCTCGGCAACCGTGACGGTGAAACGACCCAAAGTTCTCGATATCAAAGGCTATTTCAATGCTGCCGACGGTGCCAGAATTGATGTACTGCTTGAGGATTGGGATTACAAGCCGCACATTGTCAACAATACAACCACCGCTTTTGCGGTGGACCCAAATCAGACCATCATGATGGACTCTATTGCTGTGCGCAAAGCGGAGTTCGAGCGTGAAATTGATATGAGCAAGGACCCCAAGATGTACAGCTTTGCTCATGAGTATTATCGCCTCGTGCTAAGTTATGACCCGCGCACGACGGCCCCACACCTTCAAGATCGTTTCGGATGGAGCGGGGAGGGCATGACAGACAGCAATGCGGCTCATGTGGTTGTTGACAATACGCCCGAGATGTTGGGCACAAAAATGATAGATGGCTTTGGAGGAACAGGACCTAATTGGGACGGAAAAACCATTCCGGTTTGGGATGGCCACACACCGCCCCGAGACGTCTATCCTCCATCCCAACCTCGACGACTTATTATGATCACGTACAAACTGTCGAGAGACCAGATTCTGGGTTTGAAGCCCATCACAGATAAGGACATCGTGCCTAATCAGATTATGCCGTTAGGGCCTGGGCAAGAGCCGTAA
- a CDS encoding ABC transporter permease gives MFAAIYAIAHQTVREALRRRVMWIFLVTGIFLIAMGPVFGFLSPRDSQTVLRSLGLAAILLAGLFTTIVTCIYLIPVEIERRTIYTVLSKPVQRFEFVLGKFLGGFAVVFINIAAMGIVFLAMLRMQEHQIPPEMVRGVIFTFFQMMLLAALTIFFSTFATPVVNFFLSFGIFLVGNLSSVTDTLTTSHNKISQMVGLAIHYLLPQFGNFNVQNQLIHPEEDIVNMSVYMRNNIAYALLYSAVLLALAVFIFDRREV, from the coding sequence ATGTTTGCAGCTATTTATGCAATCGCTCATCAAACAGTTCGTGAGGCCTTACGGCGACGCGTAATGTGGATTTTCCTCGTTACCGGGATATTTCTTATCGCCATGGGGCCGGTGTTCGGTTTTCTCAGCCCGCGGGATAGCCAAACCGTGTTACGCAGCCTTGGTTTGGCGGCGATTCTATTGGCGGGGCTTTTCACAACTATCGTCACTTGCATCTACCTTATCCCCGTTGAGATAGAGCGCAGGACGATCTACACGGTGCTATCTAAGCCAGTTCAGCGCTTTGAGTTCGTCTTGGGGAAGTTTCTCGGTGGTTTTGCGGTGGTGTTCATCAACATTGCCGCGATGGGGATCGTCTTTTTAGCGATGCTGCGAATGCAAGAGCATCAGATACCGCCGGAGATGGTGCGCGGAGTTATCTTCACCTTTTTCCAAATGATGCTCTTGGCGGCCCTCACCATTTTCTTTTCCACCTTTGCCACTCCAGTGGTCAACTTTTTCCTCTCCTTTGGGATCTTTTTGGTGGGGAATTTAAGCTCCGTAACGGATACTCTAACGACCTCTCATAACAAGATATCTCAGATGGTCGGTTTAGCGATTCACTATCTGCTTCCACAATTCGGCAACTTTAACGTGCAGAACCAGCTTATTCACCCCGAAGAAGATATCGTGAATATGTCGGTCTATATGCGCAATAATATCGCCTATGCGCTTCTCTATTCGGCCGTTTTGCTAGCTCTGGCGGTCTTCATCTTTGATCGGCGAGAGGTGTAG
- a CDS encoding ABC transporter ATP-binding protein, with amino-acid sequence MTTAISIRGLTKKYIDVWQRQEVVAVNNLDLEVEEGEIFGFLGRNGAGKTTTIKMLLGLIFPTAGDATILGKPMGDNSVKHLISYLPEETYFYESMTGWDLMDFYGRLFRIPQPERKRRIQICLEKVRLQPDAWHRAIRGYSKGMRQRIGIAQALINDPQLLFLDEPTSGLDPIAHAELRDIVASLKDEGKTVFLSSHQLADVEMICTRVAIIHRGKLLKTGTIKELVEGEHTEITVRGKELANGLIDRLRPIATSVEPIGNDTLKLSSNDPERVSALIDLVRGAKGQVISVMPHRRTLEEVFVETVRKEELASIGAASEEGV; translated from the coding sequence ATGACCACTGCGATCTCTATCCGGGGTCTCACCAAAAAGTACATTGATGTCTGGCAGAGGCAAGAGGTTGTTGCTGTTAACAACCTTGACCTCGAGGTAGAAGAGGGAGAGATATTCGGGTTTCTCGGCCGTAATGGTGCCGGTAAAACCACAACGATCAAGATGCTACTTGGCCTCATTTTCCCTACGGCGGGGGATGCGACAATCCTCGGTAAACCAATGGGAGACAATTCGGTGAAGCATCTGATCTCCTATCTTCCAGAAGAGACCTACTTTTATGAATCGATGACCGGTTGGGACCTGATGGACTTTTACGGGCGTCTATTCCGCATTCCTCAGCCGGAGCGAAAGCGCCGAATACAGATATGCCTCGAGAAAGTTCGTCTGCAACCAGATGCCTGGCATCGAGCCATTCGGGGTTACTCAAAGGGAATGCGCCAACGCATCGGTATTGCCCAAGCGCTGATCAACGATCCACAACTTCTCTTCCTCGACGAGCCCACTTCGGGGCTAGACCCTATTGCGCATGCTGAATTGCGCGATATTGTGGCCAGCTTGAAAGACGAGGGCAAGACGGTCTTTCTCTCTTCGCATCAGTTAGCCGATGTAGAGATGATCTGTACGCGAGTTGCCATCATTCATCGCGGCAAATTACTGAAGACAGGTACCATTAAAGAGTTGGTGGAGGGGGAGCACACGGAGATCACCGTTCGGGGGAAAGAGTTGGCAAACGGGCTCATCGATCGGCTGCGTCCCATTGCCACGAGCGTGGAGCCTATAGGTAACGATACGCTAAAGCTCTCCAGCAACGACCCGGAACGTGTTTCGGCACTTATCGATCTGGTGCGAGGCGCGAAAGGGCAAGTTATCTCTGTGATGCCTCATCGACGAACATTAGAGGAGGTCTTTGTGGAAACAGTACGTAAAGAAGAGCTGGCTTCGATAGGAGCCGCTTCAGAAGAGGGAGTCTGA
- a CDS encoding tetratricopeptide repeat protein, with the protein MAIEGWSGSAGDAEEGFWRAYALYSAGSWREALTMLEELIGKEGVPAEAWWLRAGLMRGVHGDFDPRVLSAYDEALVHDPSNPYVRVERADILRSLGRTEDARSEYEAVMAQIVESALRCEVAFKLGCVYLALDSPREALAAFHTVLEHDPANAEVRQLCDRLSGELGLGD; encoded by the coding sequence ATGGCGATCGAAGGTTGGTCGGGCTCTGCCGGAGATGCTGAGGAGGGTTTTTGGCGCGCCTATGCGCTTTATAGCGCAGGGAGTTGGCGTGAGGCCCTCACGATGCTAGAGGAGCTCATCGGTAAGGAGGGTGTTCCGGCGGAGGCATGGTGGCTTCGGGCTGGGCTGATGCGAGGGGTTCATGGCGATTTTGACCCACGCGTTCTTTCTGCTTACGACGAGGCTTTAGTGCACGACCCGAGCAATCCCTATGTACGTGTGGAGCGCGCCGATATTTTGAGGAGTTTAGGTAGAACTGAGGACGCCCGTTCGGAATATGAGGCGGTAATGGCTCAGATAGTGGAGAGCGCTCTGCGGTGTGAGGTGGCCTTTAAGCTTGGTTGCGTTTATTTGGCATTAGATAGTCCTAGAGAAGCTTTGGCGGCTTTTCATACGGTGTTGGAGCACGATCCGGCGAACGCAGAGGTGCGACAGTTATGTGATAGGTTGTCGGGTGAGTTGGGCTTAGGAGATTAG
- a CDS encoding zinc ribbon domain-containing protein translates to MRVELHARTFNRLKLFLGYEGRCRGAVLIEGDLCSSSQPCSACGHCEDANRKSQEKLGGVRCGFEANADFHAALKLKAGGQIVSALMFWEEADASHQEQAIFLRGQELTWPT, encoded by the coding sequence ATGCGAGTCGAACTCCATGCGAGGACATTTAACCGACTCAAGCTGTTTCTGGGGTATGAGGGGCGTTGTAGGGGTGCTGTCTTGATCGAGGGAGACCTATGCTCCTCTTCACAGCCTTGCTCAGCATGTGGTCACTGCGAAGATGCGAACCGCAAGAGCCAGGAGAAGTTGGGAGGTGTTCGTTGTGGCTTTGAGGCCAATGCGGACTTCCATGCCGCGCTGAAGCTGAAAGCAGGGGGGCAAATTGTCAGCGCTCTGATGTTCTGGGAGGAAGCAGACGCTTCCCATCAGGAACAAGCTATCTTCCTTAGGGGACAGGAGCTGACTTGGCCTACTTGA
- the msrA gene encoding peptide-methionine (S)-S-oxide reductase MsrA: MATEKAMFGAGCFWGVEATFRRVPGVVNTTVGYAGGHTKNPTYEEVCTDLTGHAEVVLVEYDPDRIRYDQLLEVFWNCHDPTQLNRQGPDVGTQYRSVIFTFTPEQQEAAEASRERLERSGKYSRPIVTQILPAPEFYPAEEYHQRYLEKRGLRSCHL; the protein is encoded by the coding sequence ATGGCCACGGAAAAAGCGATGTTCGGTGCCGGGTGTTTTTGGGGAGTCGAGGCAACCTTTCGTAGGGTCCCTGGGGTTGTTAATACAACAGTGGGATATGCGGGGGGGCATACGAAGAATCCAACGTACGAGGAGGTTTGTACAGACCTTACCGGTCATGCTGAGGTCGTTTTGGTGGAGTACGATCCAGACCGTATCCGTTATGATCAGCTCCTAGAGGTGTTTTGGAACTGCCATGATCCGACCCAACTCAATCGGCAAGGGCCGGATGTAGGTACTCAGTACCGCTCCGTGATTTTTACTTTTACGCCGGAGCAACAAGAGGCGGCAGAGGCCTCACGGGAGCGTTTGGAGCGTTCTGGGAAATACTCTCGACCTATTGTGACACAGATTTTACCAGCACCCGAATTTTATCCAGCGGAGGAGTATCACCAGCGCTATTTAGAGAAGCGTGGGTTGCGGTCTTGCCATTTGTAA
- a CDS encoding ACT domain-containing protein: MHKVTADAITMDQATSPSSSEPSRARDVFYERERGVYALRILRDVAHAVVRFPKADSRTDAIQNLFNTVAKAGIPLFLIKLHRSSVTFALAGAYLDRAAEVLQTAGYDVSTRRDLAMVTVVASSMREMAGIMVDIADALYEAGARIYEAGDSHDTVQCLIEADRVPAAIEQLCKVFHLDKSAIHEEHLPIQELPS, from the coding sequence ATGCACAAAGTCACTGCTGACGCCATCACTATGGATCAAGCTACTTCTCCAAGCTCGTCAGAACCCTCGCGCGCACGTGATGTGTTCTACGAGCGTGAACGTGGGGTCTATGCATTGCGTATCCTGCGCGATGTCGCCCATGCTGTTGTTCGCTTTCCTAAGGCCGATTCCCGAACAGACGCTATCCAAAACCTGTTCAACACCGTTGCTAAAGCGGGAATCCCTCTTTTTCTTATCAAACTTCATCGCTCTTCCGTTACCTTTGCACTTGCCGGTGCCTACCTTGACAGAGCCGCAGAGGTGCTGCAAACTGCTGGGTACGATGTCTCCACAAGGCGAGACCTCGCCATGGTAACCGTTGTTGCCTCCTCCATGAGAGAGATGGCCGGCATCATGGTGGACATTGCCGACGCCCTCTATGAAGCTGGCGCCCGCATCTATGAAGCCGGCGATTCGCATGATACCGTGCAGTGTCTCATCGAGGCCGATCGAGTTCCCGCCGCCATCGAGCAGCTGTGTAAAGTTTTTCATCTTGATAAGAGTGCTATCCACGAAGAGCATCTGCCCATTCAAGAGCTGCCATCATGA